A genomic segment from Paenibacillus sp. FSL K6-1096 encodes:
- a CDS encoding AI-2E family transporter has protein sequence MDVIKRYFANLTVRRFLILGLIGLLLYSIRDMLNLVLLTFLIAYVMNSFQVLLSRRIGKFVKVNSKVIIIILYVALISMIVMALVRYMPKVFSQIKQLTTFLSTLTADDIPQNEIMQYLFRKVKELNYQSYLNQGIEYVFKISNWGTTFVLSTILSLVFILEKNRIVSFTSRLRDSKISWFYVELEYFGRKFISSFGKVIEAQILIALFNTLFTVVGLWVLGFFFEPFPYLFALSIMIFMLSLIPVVGFVISLIPLCIIGYNTGGLMMTINILIMIALLHVIEGYFLNPKLMSSKMNLPMFYTLVVLLFSEHYIGVWGLILGIPIFVFFLDILDISRDNKPSLE, from the coding sequence ATGGATGTAATCAAGCGGTATTTTGCAAATTTAACGGTCCGGCGCTTCCTGATATTGGGGCTGATTGGACTGCTGCTCTACAGTATCAGGGATATGCTGAATCTGGTGCTGCTGACGTTCCTGATCGCTTACGTGATGAACAGCTTTCAGGTGCTGCTGAGCAGACGGATCGGCAAGTTCGTGAAGGTGAACAGCAAGGTCATCATCATTATACTGTATGTGGCGCTGATCAGTATGATCGTCATGGCACTCGTCAGATACATGCCCAAGGTCTTCTCGCAGATCAAGCAGTTAACCACCTTTCTCAGTACGCTGACCGCCGATGATATCCCGCAGAATGAGATTATGCAGTACCTGTTCCGCAAGGTCAAGGAGCTCAACTATCAGAGCTATTTGAATCAGGGGATCGAATATGTGTTCAAAATCAGCAACTGGGGCACCACCTTCGTCCTGTCCACCATCCTAAGCCTTGTCTTCATCCTGGAGAAGAACCGCATTGTCAGCTTCACCTCCCGCCTGAGAGACAGCAAGATTTCCTGGTTCTACGTGGAGCTTGAATATTTCGGCAGAAAGTTCATCTCTTCCTTCGGAAAGGTCATTGAAGCACAGATCCTGATTGCACTGTTCAACACTTTATTTACCGTCGTGGGGCTGTGGGTGCTTGGCTTCTTCTTCGAGCCGTTCCCGTATCTCTTTGCCCTCTCCATTATGATCTTCATGCTCAGCCTGATTCCGGTCGTCGGCTTTGTCATTTCACTGATCCCGCTGTGCATCATCGGCTATAATACGGGCGGCCTGATGATGACGATTAACATTCTGATTATGATTGCCCTGCTCCATGTGATCGAAGGCTACTTCCTCAACCCGAAGCTGATGTCCTCCAAAATGAACCTGCCGATGTTCTACACACTTGTCGTGCTGTTGTTCTCCGAGCATTATATCGGGGTGTGGGGTCTGATTCTCGGGATTCCGATCTTCGTCTTTTTCCTGGATATTCTGGATATCAGCCGCGACAATAAGCCTTCGCTGGAATGA